In Thermosipho atlanticus DSM 15807, one DNA window encodes the following:
- a CDS encoding heavy metal translocating P-type ATPase: MDKKEFLLEGLDCANCAVKIEEHVKKLDGVEEVTVNFITKTLTVNVSDEDKVQEIKNLVKKVEPEVEVVEKKAKSNHEHDHGHSHDEKFNKKLEIIRLFSALAIFVIALLLKDPLYLKVTLYIAAYLISGGKILIRSFKNILRGKIFDENFLMSVATLGAFAIREYPEAVGVMVFFEIGELLQNLAVDNSKRSIKALLDIRPDYANLLKDGKEIRVSPQVVKKGDLIVVKPGERIPLDGVIVKGSSMVDTSALTGESVPKSIKENDKVLSGFINLNGLITVKVEKEYSESTISKILDMVENAAAKKAKTEKLITKFAKYYTPIVVFLAMALATLPPLLTGAPFNEWIYRALIFLVISCPCGLVVSIPLGYFAGVGALSKHGVLVKGGNYIEVLKNLNTIIFDKTGTLTEGVFEVVEIKTYNGISENELLEIAAYAEEHSNHPIAESIKKKYGKTFDKSLIEHYEEISGHGIKAKIKGKEILVGNKKLMEKFNVKIPEIKFNGTIVFVSINGIFAGYIGISDKIKPGVKEVIKKLKKLGVKKTVMLTGDNKKVAEEVAKEIGIDEYFAELLPGDKIKFFEKYKNGVSTAFVGDGINDAPVLTRADVGIAMGGLGSDAAIEAADVVIMDDDLSKLIDSIKISRKTLKITWENISIVLGIKVLFLVLGALGLTDMWGAVFADVGVTLIAIFNSLRIFKR, translated from the coding sequence ATGGATAAAAAAGAATTTTTACTTGAAGGACTAGACTGTGCTAATTGTGCAGTAAAAATAGAAGAACATGTAAAAAAACTTGATGGAGTGGAAGAAGTTACTGTTAATTTTATTACTAAAACTCTTACAGTAAATGTAAGTGATGAAGATAAAGTACAAGAGATTAAAAATTTAGTAAAAAAAGTAGAACCAGAAGTCGAGGTAGTTGAAAAGAAAGCCAAATCCAATCATGAACATGATCATGGACATAGTCATGATGAAAAATTTAATAAAAAACTTGAAATTATAAGATTATTTTCTGCGCTTGCAATATTTGTAATAGCCCTTCTTTTAAAAGATCCACTCTACTTAAAGGTAACATTATACATTGCTGCATATTTGATATCAGGTGGTAAAATTTTAATACGATCATTTAAAAATATTTTAAGGGGAAAGATTTTCGATGAAAATTTCCTGATGAGCGTTGCTACTCTTGGAGCCTTTGCAATTAGAGAATATCCTGAAGCCGTTGGAGTAATGGTCTTTTTTGAAATCGGTGAACTGCTACAGAATCTTGCAGTGGATAATTCAAAAAGATCAATTAAAGCTCTTTTAGATATAAGACCAGATTATGCAAATTTATTAAAAGATGGTAAAGAAATTAGAGTATCTCCCCAAGTTGTAAAGAAAGGCGATCTAATAGTAGTTAAACCCGGAGAAAGAATACCACTTGACGGTGTAATTGTGAAAGGAAGTTCAATGGTAGATACTTCTGCATTAACTGGCGAATCTGTCCCTAAAAGCATAAAGGAAAATGATAAAGTTCTGAGTGGTTTCATAAATTTAAATGGTTTAATTACAGTAAAAGTAGAAAAAGAATACTCAGAATCAACAATTTCAAAAATTCTTGATATGGTAGAAAATGCTGCAGCAAAAAAAGCAAAAACTGAAAAACTTATAACTAAATTTGCTAAATACTATACTCCTATAGTTGTATTTTTAGCAATGGCCTTAGCAACTCTTCCGCCCTTACTAACAGGTGCTCCGTTTAACGAATGGATATACAGGGCTTTAATATTCCTTGTAATTTCCTGTCCATGTGGCCTTGTTGTATCAATACCTCTGGGCTATTTTGCAGGAGTAGGTGCACTATCTAAACATGGTGTGCTTGTAAAAGGTGGAAATTACATAGAAGTATTAAAAAATCTTAACACAATTATTTTCGACAAAACAGGTACTTTAACAGAGGGCGTTTTTGAAGTAGTGGAAATAAAAACATATAACGGAATAAGCGAAAATGAACTTTTGGAAATTGCAGCATATGCTGAAGAACACTCCAACCACCCCATTGCAGAATCGATAAAGAAAAAATATGGTAAAACTTTTGACAAAAGTCTTATTGAACATTATGAAGAAATATCAGGTCACGGAATAAAAGCAAAAATAAAAGGAAAAGAAATTCTTGTGGGAAATAAAAAACTAATGGAAAAATTCAACGTTAAAATACCAGAAATTAAATTCAATGGAACGATTGTTTTTGTTTCAATAAACGGAATTTTTGCTGGGTATATAGGAATCTCGGACAAAATTAAACCAGGAGTAAAAGAAGTCATTAAAAAGCTAAAAAAATTAGGAGTTAAAAAAACTGTGATGCTCACGGGAGACAATAAAAAAGTTGCCGAAGAAGTTGCTAAGGAAATTGGAATCGACGAATATTTTGCAGAACTTCTTCCTGGAGATAAAATAAAGTTTTTTGAAAAATACAAAAATGGGGTTTCGACAGCGTTTGTTGGAGACGGAATCAACGATGCCCCAGTATTAACAAGAGCTGATGTAGGAATTGCAATGGGCGGACTTGGGTCAGACGCAGCAATTGAGGCAGCTGACGTGGTAATTATGGATGACGATCTTTCAAAATTAATTGACTCAATTAAAATTTCGAGAAAAACATTAAAGATTACCTGGGAAAACATTTCAATAGTCTTAGGAATAAAAGTATTGTTTTTAGTTCTTGGTGCTCTCGGCTTAACAGATATGTGGGGTGCTGTTTTTGCAGATGTAGGTGTAACACTTATAGCAATTTTTAATTCACTAAGAATTTTTAAGAGATAA
- a CDS encoding DUF1015 domain-containing protein, giving the protein MIVRPFKGLRPRKDMIEKVAAKPYDVVTTEEAKREAEKNPYTFYKVTRPEINFNEDVDSHSNEVILKGKEVLEQFQKDGIMILEDKPAIYVYKEEWNGLSQIGIYATFSTEEYREGKIKKHELTRKDKEDERAKHVKLLKAHTGPVFLMYRSVPELDELIIKHTSKIPEYDYTDEIGIHHTLWIIKDENEINEIVEAFKTVDAFYIADGHHRAAAAARAAEEFAKENPNHTGEEEYNFFLAVLFPHNQLNILDYNRVIRDLNGLTEKEFFEKISQKFEIKEIGNTPYKPQEKHEFGMYLNKKWYKLIAKEGTYDKNDVVSSLDVSILQENLLRPILGIENPRTDKRIDFVGGIKGIEELQKLVDNGEFKVAFALYPTSINDLMQVADEGKIMPPKSTWFEPKLKSGILVHLI; this is encoded by the coding sequence GTGATAGTAAGACCTTTCAAAGGTTTAAGACCACGAAAAGATATGATTGAAAAAGTTGCCGCCAAACCATATGACGTAGTTACAACAGAAGAAGCTAAAAGAGAAGCAGAAAAAAACCCATATACATTTTATAAAGTAACCAGACCGGAAATTAATTTTAACGAGGATGTTGATTCACATTCTAACGAGGTAATTTTAAAAGGAAAAGAAGTTTTAGAACAATTTCAAAAAGATGGGATAATGATTTTAGAGGATAAACCAGCGATATATGTATACAAGGAAGAATGGAATGGACTTTCTCAAATAGGTATATATGCTACCTTCTCTACAGAAGAATACAGGGAAGGAAAAATTAAAAAACATGAACTCACAAGAAAAGACAAAGAAGATGAAAGGGCGAAACACGTCAAATTATTGAAAGCACACACGGGGCCTGTATTTTTGATGTATCGTTCAGTCCCCGAACTCGACGAATTAATAATTAAACACACCTCAAAAATTCCCGAGTATGATTATACTGATGAGATAGGAATCCACCATACACTTTGGATCATAAAAGATGAAAACGAAATAAATGAAATAGTTGAAGCCTTTAAGACGGTAGATGCATTTTATATTGCAGATGGACATCATAGAGCTGCTGCTGCCGCAAGAGCTGCTGAAGAATTTGCAAAAGAAAACCCAAACCACACTGGAGAAGAAGAGTATAACTTTTTCCTCGCTGTGTTATTCCCACATAATCAATTAAACATTTTAGATTACAACAGAGTTATAAGAGATCTCAATGGCTTAACTGAAAAAGAATTTTTTGAAAAAATATCACAGAAATTTGAAATAAAAGAAATTGGAAATACACCTTACAAACCACAAGAAAAACATGAATTTGGAATGTATTTAAATAAGAAGTGGTACAAATTAATTGCCAAAGAAGGAACCTATGATAAAAATGATGTAGTTTCCTCTCTGGATGTGTCAATTCTTCAAGAGAACCTTTTGAGACCGATACTTGGTATTGAAAATCCAAGAACTGACAAAAGAATTGATTTTGTTGGAGGAATTAAAGGAATTGAAGAACTTCAAAAGTTAGTTGACAACGGGGAATTTAAAGTTGCTTTCGCCCTTTACCCAACTTCAATTAACGATTTGATGCAGGTGGCAGATGAAGGAAAAATAATGCCACCAAAATCTACTTGGTTCGAACCAAAACTAAAGAGTGGGATTTTAGTTCATCTTATTTAA
- the hcp gene encoding hydroxylamine reductase: MAFNMFCYQCSQAMNGEGCTVTGVCGKSPTVDRLQDNLIYILKGISAYYYHARELGYFDEEIAAYLGRGLYATLTNVNFDGEDIVKLALEAGMMNYKAMQLLKKAHIETYGEPTPTEVETGTKEGHAIIVTGHNLKALEELLKQVEGTDVYVYTHSEMLPAHGYPGLRKYKNLVGNLGKAWFDQRDLFEKIPAAILGTSNCVLLPKESYKDRMFTTSIAKLPGVKHIDGYDYTEVIEKAKSLPKLEEKPGSYKLVTGYSTSVILSLADKIKEYVEKGKIRHFFVVGGCDTPTKKGSYYREFVEKLPKDTVVITLACGKFRFNDLDLGDIDGIPRLIDVGQCNDTIVAIEIAEALSKLFNVGINELPLSLVLTWMEQKAVAILWTLLALGLKGIYLGPVLPAWVNDEILEALQKNFDLKLIGDPEEDIKAILKG, translated from the coding sequence ATGGCGTTCAACATGTTTTGTTATCAATGTTCACAAGCGATGAATGGAGAGGGTTGTACTGTTACTGGTGTATGTGGAAAAAGTCCGACAGTTGACAGACTTCAGGATAATTTAATATACATACTTAAAGGTATTTCTGCATACTATTATCACGCACGTGAGCTTGGTTATTTTGATGAGGAGATTGCAGCATATCTTGGAAGAGGTTTGTATGCAACTTTAACTAATGTAAATTTCGATGGAGAAGATATTGTCAAACTAGCACTAGAAGCAGGAATGATGAATTACAAAGCTATGCAACTCTTGAAGAAGGCGCATATTGAAACATATGGTGAACCAACTCCAACAGAAGTAGAAACTGGCACAAAGGAAGGCCATGCAATTATTGTCACTGGACATAATTTAAAAGCGCTTGAAGAGTTGTTAAAACAAGTTGAAGGTACAGATGTTTACGTTTATACACATTCAGAAATGCTTCCAGCACATGGATACCCAGGACTCAGAAAGTACAAAAATTTGGTTGGAAATCTCGGAAAAGCTTGGTTTGATCAAAGAGATCTTTTTGAAAAAATCCCTGCAGCAATACTTGGTACAAGTAATTGTGTTCTACTACCAAAGGAATCGTACAAAGATAGGATGTTTACCACATCAATTGCAAAATTACCTGGCGTAAAACATATAGATGGATATGATTATACAGAAGTTATAGAGAAAGCGAAAAGTTTACCGAAACTTGAAGAAAAACCAGGAAGTTATAAACTTGTAACAGGATATTCTACTAGTGTGATTCTTTCTCTTGCCGATAAGATTAAGGAATATGTTGAAAAAGGAAAAATTAGGCATTTCTTTGTCGTAGGTGGTTGTGACACACCAACTAAAAAAGGTTCGTATTACAGAGAATTTGTTGAAAAACTTCCTAAAGATACTGTAGTGATAACACTTGCATGTGGTAAATTTAGATTTAATGATCTAGATTTGGGAGACATTGATGGTATTCCAAGATTAATAGATGTAGGACAATGTAACGACACAATTGTTGCAATTGAAATTGCAGAAGCACTTTCGAAATTATTTAATGTTGGTATTAATGAGTTACCACTTTCACTTGTGCTTACATGGATGGAACAAAAAGCTGTTGCAATTTTGTGGACTTTACTTGCTCTTGGTCTTAAAGGAATTTATCTTGGTCCAGTATTACCAGCTTGGGTGAATGATGAAATCCTTGAAGCGCTCCAAAAGAATTTTGATCTAAAACTTATAGGTGATCCTGAGGAAGATATAAAAGCAATTTTGAAAGGTTAA
- a CDS encoding Crp/Fnr family transcriptional regulator has translation MSTLIKYVSVIKKCKLFEDIEEKEIFEILKDYQIESYEKDETIRFRNDPCTEVLILIEGETLGLFINEDGKVIQVDHMFAPKTLATAVIFSSNPKFPVDVVTVKPSKILKIPKEKFVRKMMTNEKLLRNYLQLVSDTFVFITDRFYEITLKNLVQKICSYLYELHKAQNSTTVIMNMSKEELAREFGVTRPALSRVFIELEKAGVIEIEGKSIKIKKFKYVKDYALFF, from the coding sequence ATGTCTACGTTAATCAAATACGTTTCAGTTATCAAAAAGTGTAAACTTTTTGAAGACATTGAAGAAAAAGAAATTTTTGAAATCTTAAAAGATTATCAAATAGAATCGTATGAAAAAGATGAAACCATAAGATTTAGAAATGATCCGTGTACTGAAGTATTGATTTTAATAGAGGGTGAAACCCTTGGGTTATTTATTAATGAGGACGGAAAAGTTATACAAGTTGATCACATGTTTGCTCCTAAAACTTTGGCCACTGCTGTAATATTCTCTTCAAATCCTAAATTTCCAGTTGATGTTGTTACTGTAAAACCAAGCAAAATTTTAAAAATCCCTAAAGAAAAATTTGTAAGAAAAATGATGACTAATGAAAAACTGTTAAGAAATTATCTTCAACTCGTCTCAGACACTTTTGTCTTTATTACAGACAGGTTTTATGAAATTACGTTGAAAAATTTGGTACAAAAGATATGCAGCTACTTATATGAACTTCACAAAGCACAAAATAGTACTACAGTAATTATGAATATGTCCAAAGAAGAACTTGCCAGAGAATTCGGTGTTACAAGACCTGCCCTATCAAGAGTTTTTATTGAACTTGAAAAAGCCGGTGTTATAGAAATCGAGGGCAAATCAATAAAAATTAAAAAATTCAAGTATGTAAAAGATTACGCTTTATTTTTCTAA
- the asnS gene encoding asparagine--tRNA ligase, with amino-acid sequence MWVYVKDLKKHIGQEVELKGWVWRSRSSGKIAFINLRDGTGIVQVVVEASSVSTDTFQNAKKLRMESSLIVKGTVKEEARAPGGVEIHAKEVIPLQIPKEDFPINKPDHSIEYLMDHRHLWLRSRRQMHILNIRDAVLKGIRKFYWENGFIQIDTPIFTGAIGESAGNLFEIDYFDYGKVYLAQTGQLYLEAACMALGKVYNLGPTFRAEKSKTRRHLIEFWMNEAEVAFYEHEDNLKLQENLVSYIVKFVLENAAEHLHALKRDISKLEKIEPPFPRITYTEAVKLLQKKGFNIQWGDDFGGDEETEIAKQFEKPVFVTHYPRKAKAFYMQPDPENPDVVLCDDLIAPEGYGEIIGASQRIHDYNLLIERLKEFNLPIDAYDWYLDLRKFGSVPHSGFGLGVERTIAWIAGLEHIREAIPFPRTLYRIHP; translated from the coding sequence GTGTGGGTTTACGTCAAAGACTTAAAAAAGCATATAGGACAAGAAGTTGAACTAAAAGGATGGGTTTGGAGAAGCAGAAGTAGTGGAAAAATCGCATTTATAAACTTAAGAGATGGAACGGGAATTGTCCAAGTGGTAGTAGAAGCTTCTTCAGTTTCAACAGACACCTTTCAAAATGCAAAAAAATTGAGAATGGAATCATCTTTAATAGTAAAGGGAACAGTTAAAGAAGAAGCGAGAGCTCCTGGGGGTGTGGAAATACATGCAAAAGAAGTAATCCCCTTACAAATTCCAAAAGAAGATTTTCCAATAAATAAACCTGACCATAGTATAGAGTATCTAATGGATCATAGACATTTGTGGCTTCGTTCAAGAAGACAAATGCACATTTTGAATATTAGAGATGCTGTTTTGAAAGGAATAAGGAAGTTCTACTGGGAAAATGGATTTATACAAATTGATACACCAATTTTTACGGGAGCTATTGGAGAATCTGCAGGTAATTTATTTGAAATTGATTATTTTGATTATGGCAAAGTTTACCTTGCTCAAACAGGTCAGCTATACCTTGAAGCAGCTTGTATGGCTCTTGGCAAAGTGTATAACTTAGGACCCACATTTAGAGCCGAAAAATCAAAAACCAGAAGACATCTTATTGAGTTCTGGATGAATGAAGCAGAAGTGGCATTTTATGAACACGAAGATAATTTGAAACTGCAAGAAAATTTAGTTAGCTACATTGTAAAATTTGTTCTCGAAAATGCCGCTGAACACTTACATGCATTAAAAAGAGATATTTCAAAACTTGAAAAAATTGAACCACCATTCCCAAGAATTACCTATACAGAAGCCGTAAAATTACTACAAAAGAAAGGGTTTAATATACAATGGGGGGATGACTTCGGCGGAGACGAAGAAACAGAAATTGCTAAACAATTCGAAAAACCAGTCTTTGTTACTCATTATCCCAGAAAAGCCAAAGCCTTTTACATGCAACCTGATCCTGAAAATCCTGACGTTGTACTATGTGATGATTTAATTGCTCCTGAAGGATATGGTGAAATCATAGGAGCATCACAAAGAATTCATGATTACAACTTATTAATTGAAAGATTAAAAGAATTTAACCTTCCAATTGATGCATATGATTGGTATTTAGATCTTAGAAAATTTGGTTCCGTACCTCACAGCGGATTTGGTTTAGGGGTTGAAAGAACAATAGCTTGGATCGCTGGCCTTGAACATATTAGAGAAGCAATACCATTCCCAAGAACATTGTATAGGATACATCCATAA
- a CDS encoding Cof-type HAD-IIB family hydrolase codes for MVFVFDLDGTLLKKDNTISPNMVALIKRLDKNNHRIVFASGRMLISIRKIVEKYFQKMFPIIAYNGAMVFIPNKGIIFEKTLDFQTSKEIIELLRNKNIHRQAYINDELFSEEDNENIKFYSRHAGVEYKVVEDLIELIKHKNSTKLLAIDSPMKLDKLKEELENLNLNAEIFKSMNIFLDIVPKDVNKAIALKYLLKTLKAEHEKLIVFGDNHNDIPLFKFADFSIAVGNAVTELKKIADFVSKTNDEDGVYYALTEKFPEFLKE; via the coding sequence ATGGTTTTTGTTTTTGATCTCGATGGAACACTACTAAAAAAAGACAATACAATTTCACCAAACATGGTAGCTCTAATTAAAAGACTTGATAAAAACAATCACAGAATTGTTTTTGCTAGTGGGAGAATGTTAATTTCCATCCGAAAAATCGTAGAAAAATATTTTCAAAAAATGTTTCCAATTATAGCTTACAACGGAGCCATGGTTTTCATTCCCAATAAAGGAATAATTTTTGAAAAAACACTAGATTTTCAAACTTCAAAAGAAATTATTGAACTTTTAAGAAATAAAAATATTCACAGACAAGCATATATTAATGATGAACTTTTCTCGGAAGAAGATAATGAGAATATAAAGTTTTACTCGCGTCACGCTGGAGTAGAGTACAAAGTTGTAGAAGATCTTATTGAATTAATTAAACACAAGAATTCAACAAAATTACTGGCTATTGACTCACCAATGAAACTTGACAAACTAAAAGAGGAATTAGAAAATCTTAACTTAAACGCCGAAATATTTAAAAGTATGAATATATTTTTAGATATTGTACCCAAAGATGTTAACAAAGCTATTGCTTTAAAATACCTACTAAAAACTTTAAAAGCTGAACATGAAAAACTAATTGTTTTTGGTGATAATCACAATGATATACCTTTATTTAAATTTGCTGATTTTTCAATAGCGGTAGGAAATGCAGTAACTGAACTTAAAAAAATTGCTGATTTTGTTTCGAAAACCAATGACGAGGACGGAGTATATTATGCATTAACAGAAAAATTCCCTGAATTTTTAAAAGAATAA
- a CDS encoding methylglyoxal synthase, which translates to MLNIALIAHDKKKLDLAMFVKEWKDVFEKCNLYATKTTGTIIEEKIGLKVNKLESGPYGGDLQIGSLVSYGKIDFVIFLRDPLTAQPHEPDVTALMRVCDVHNVPLATNLGTAEAIVIEIKKNLEG; encoded by the coding sequence ATGTTGAATATTGCATTAATTGCTCATGATAAGAAAAAACTTGATCTTGCAATGTTTGTAAAGGAATGGAAAGATGTTTTTGAAAAATGCAATCTTTATGCTACAAAAACTACTGGAACAATAATTGAGGAAAAAATTGGTCTGAAAGTAAATAAATTAGAATCTGGTCCATATGGTGGAGATCTCCAAATAGGCTCGCTGGTTTCATATGGAAAAATAGACTTTGTAATTTTTCTAAGAGACCCTTTAACGGCTCAACCACATGAACCTGATGTAACAGCATTAATGAGGGTATGCGACGTTCACAATGTACCACTTGCAACCAATTTAGGAACTGCTGAGGCCATAGTAATAGAAATAAAAAAGAATTTAGAAGGGTGA
- a CDS encoding SLC45 family MFS transporter, giving the protein MEKPKYSKLFLLGFGFFGISIVWPLYNAYVPIFLKDFSLSSTSIGFVMTIDNIFAIFMLPLIGVLSDQTRTKFGRRMPYILIGAPLAGLFFALIPVVREMHLLWFMMLNIIFMNFFMALFRSPVIALMPDITPSKYRSQANGIINFMGGLGALLAYFVGKPLYDKHYALPFWLGALIMVIALILVVIFIKEDDKYKVKIGEKVKIGNVFNKSFNELSKNLKEVFVSKEKSLLMMLLSILFWFIGYNALETFFTSYAKFRVGIGESTGALILGFFSLTFMLFSIPAGFIGAKIGRKKTMTIGLFVVISITILTMVSVLVINEARLLTYIMFLLFALGGIGWGMVNVNSLPTIVDMTVEEKVGGYTGLYYFFSMSANIIAPPLAGYFIDKVGYDSLIVFSTVSFIIATITLQYVKKGDVKRT; this is encoded by the coding sequence GTGGAAAAACCCAAATACTCAAAATTGTTTCTTCTTGGTTTTGGCTTTTTTGGAATAAGTATTGTATGGCCATTATATAATGCTTATGTTCCAATATTTTTGAAAGATTTTTCGTTATCATCTACAAGTATTGGATTTGTAATGACTATTGATAATATTTTTGCAATTTTTATGTTACCGTTGATAGGTGTTTTAAGTGATCAGACTAGAACAAAATTTGGAAGAAGAATGCCTTATATATTAATTGGAGCTCCACTTGCTGGTTTATTTTTTGCTTTGATTCCTGTTGTAAGAGAAATGCATTTACTTTGGTTTATGATGTTAAACATAATTTTCATGAATTTTTTTATGGCTCTTTTTAGATCACCAGTTATTGCTTTGATGCCTGATATTACTCCTTCGAAATATAGAAGTCAAGCTAATGGGATAATTAATTTTATGGGGGGATTAGGTGCATTACTCGCATATTTTGTTGGAAAACCTTTGTACGACAAACATTATGCTCTACCTTTCTGGCTTGGAGCCCTCATCATGGTTATAGCGCTTATCTTAGTAGTAATTTTTATTAAAGAAGATGATAAATATAAAGTTAAAATAGGTGAAAAAGTGAAAATAGGAAATGTGTTTAATAAAAGTTTTAATGAATTGTCTAAAAATTTAAAAGAAGTATTTGTTTCTAAAGAAAAAAGTCTTCTTATGATGTTATTGTCTATTCTTTTTTGGTTTATTGGCTATAATGCTTTGGAAACATTCTTTACAAGTTATGCTAAGTTTAGAGTTGGAATAGGAGAAAGTACAGGTGCTTTAATTTTAGGTTTCTTCTCTCTAACATTTATGCTTTTTTCTATCCCAGCTGGATTTATCGGAGCAAAGATTGGTAGAAAAAAGACTATGACTATTGGGCTTTTTGTTGTTATCTCAATAACAATTCTGACAATGGTATCCGTTTTAGTAATTAATGAAGCAAGATTATTAACGTACATTATGTTTCTTCTATTTGCATTAGGTGGAATTGGTTGGGGAATGGTCAATGTGAATTCCCTTCCAACTATTGTTGATATGACGGTAGAGGAAAAAGTTGGTGGTTATACGGGACTTTATTACTTTTTCTCCATGAGTGCAAATATAATAGCTCCTCCACTTGCAGGATACTTTATTGATAAAGTTGGATATGATTCATTGATAGTTTTCTCTACCGTATCATTTATAATTGCAACAATTACACTTCAATATGTAAAGAAGGGTGATGTTAAGAGGACTTAA
- a CDS encoding endonuclease III domain-containing protein — protein sequence MENLYNELIKIYGDVGKWWPGTPEEIFVTAILTQNTNWKNVEKALKNIYKLTNPHDILKDLHKLSKEEIAKLIKPAGFFNIKADRLKNLLNFLAHYNFEVEKLKKYETYDLRKELLNIKGIGKETADSILLYALNKPILVVDTYTKRILERMYGIKENDYEKVQSIFHESYPRKTKLFQQLHGLIVEHAKAVCRKKPLCNQCKLSQKCFFKSS from the coding sequence ATCGAAAATTTATACAATGAACTTATTAAAATATACGGTGATGTGGGAAAATGGTGGCCAGGAACACCTGAGGAAATTTTTGTTACAGCTATTCTCACTCAGAACACTAATTGGAAAAATGTGGAAAAAGCCCTTAAAAATATTTACAAATTAACTAATCCTCATGATATTCTAAAAGACTTACATAAATTATCTAAAGAAGAAATAGCAAAATTAATAAAACCAGCAGGTTTTTTCAATATAAAAGCTGATAGACTCAAAAACCTTCTAAATTTTTTAGCACACTACAATTTTGAAGTTGAGAAATTAAAAAAATATGAAACCTATGATTTGAGAAAAGAACTTTTAAATATTAAAGGAATCGGCAAAGAAACAGCCGATTCCATTTTGTTATATGCCCTTAATAAACCTATTTTAGTTGTTGATACATACACAAAAAGAATCTTAGAAAGAATGTACGGAATCAAAGAAAACGATTACGAAAAAGTTCAAAGCATCTTTCACGAGTCATATCCCAGAAAAACCAAATTATTCCAACAATTACACGGTTTGATTGTAGAGCATGCAAAAGCTGTATGTAGAAAAAAACCTCTATGCAATCAATGCAAATTATCACAAAAATGTTTCTTTAAGTCCTCTTAA
- a CDS encoding RidA family protein, which produces MEFLQPENAPRAIGPYSIAVKSNGFIFISGQLPIIPETGELIKGDIKKSTLVILKNIKNILEESGSDINKIVKINVYMIDISKFSEFNEVYSEFFGDHRPARAVVQVAKLPKDADIEIEAIAEG; this is translated from the coding sequence ATGGAATTTCTGCAACCAGAAAATGCTCCTAGGGCAATTGGTCCATATTCAATTGCAGTAAAAAGTAACGGATTTATCTTCATCTCAGGACAACTTCCTATTATTCCCGAAACTGGAGAACTTATAAAAGGAGATATAAAAAAATCAACACTTGTAATTTTAAAAAACATCAAAAATATTCTCGAAGAATCGGGAAGCGACATAAACAAAATAGTAAAAATAAACGTGTACATGATCGATATCTCAAAATTCAGTGAGTTTAATGAAGTATATTCAGAATTCTTTGGCGATCATAGACCAGCGAGAGCCGTTGTTCAAGTTGCAAAACTACCAAAAGATGCAGATATTGAAATCGAAGCAATTGCGGAGGGTTAA